In a single window of the Deinococcus aetherius genome:
- a CDS encoding roadblock/LC7 domain-containing protein, producing MLPHLTQLVTDVDGAWAAAIGGLDGLLVEGHAAADTDLGLLVAEHAGLMRVANASYSDTLGDVNPRELYLRGERVSVYLHPITPDFFLLLALDGRSNLGQARLYGRAAARGLEAQL from the coding sequence ATGCTCCCCCACCTCACGCAACTCGTGACCGACGTGGACGGCGCCTGGGCCGCCGCCATAGGCGGACTTGACGGCCTGCTCGTCGAGGGTCACGCCGCCGCCGACACCGACCTGGGCCTCCTCGTGGCCGAACACGCCGGGCTGATGCGTGTGGCCAATGCCTCCTACAGCGACACCCTCGGCGACGTCAACCCGCGTGAGCTGTACCTGCGCGGCGAGCGGGTCAGCGTGTATCTGCACCCCATCACCCCCGACTTCTTCCTGCTCCTCGCCCTCGACGGGCGCAGCAACCTGGGTCAGGCCCGGCTGTACGGCCGCGCCGCCGCTCGCGGGCTGGAGGCCCAACTGTGA
- a CDS encoding roadblock/LC7 domain-containing protein — MRLDVLRTVPGLVGGVLAGPDGLPLEMVGPGGDALAAELTSLGAVLERMGRRLGAGAVTRVAFTSERVEVVAVAGETFLLAAALQRGTDTRAAGQLLARLASELSDLPVLEHA, encoded by the coding sequence GTGAGGCTCGACGTTCTGCGCACCGTTCCCGGCCTGGTGGGGGGCGTCCTCGCCGGTCCCGACGGCCTGCCCCTGGAGATGGTGGGGCCGGGCGGAGACGCCCTCGCCGCCGAGCTGACCTCGCTGGGAGCCGTCCTGGAACGCATGGGCCGCCGTCTGGGCGCCGGGGCCGTGACCCGGGTCGCCTTCACGTCCGAGCGGGTCGAGGTCGTCGCGGTCGCCGGGGAGACCTTCCTGCTCGCCGCCGCTCTGCAACGGGGCACCGACACCCGCGCCGCCGGTCAACTCCTCGCCCGCCTCGCCTCGGAACTCAGCGACCTGCCCGTGCTGGAGCACGCGTGA
- a CDS encoding roadblock/LC7 domain-containing protein encodes MIAPLLDVRGVRHAALVDARGAVVTAVGEEADLGVVGAGRAVIGSLQAALGQGQWQDLLLDVEGGPLLLTPHGDQILLTAFDDVANLGRVRFAVRRLLGQG; translated from the coding sequence GTGATCGCGCCGCTGCTCGACGTTCGGGGCGTGCGGCACGCCGCCCTGGTGGACGCGCGCGGAGCCGTCGTCACCGCCGTCGGGGAGGAGGCGGACCTCGGCGTCGTGGGAGCGGGGCGGGCCGTGATCGGCAGCCTCCAGGCGGCCCTCGGCCAGGGGCAGTGGCAGGACCTTCTTCTCGACGTGGAGGGCGGCCCCCTGCTGCTGACCCCGCACGGCGACCAGATCCTGCTCACCGCCTTCGACGACGTGGCAAACCTGGGGCGCGTGCGCTTCGCGGTGCGGAGGCTGCTGGGGCAGGGGTAG
- a CDS encoding PIG-L deacetylase family protein, which translates to MTFSEQPTLLAVFAHPDDEAFSVGGTLTHYARRGVRVLLACATRGEAGKITVPGMTVDDLGQQRERELREACRALEISEPIFLDYHDSGRYERTRYDDPLALMNVSPLDVEVKLRALIEEVRPQVVVTFDPHGGYGHIDHLQIHRATTAAFFSTGHVAGGGPRRLYFTAFTHEAAQGISRMGQDLDPLVYGVSEDTIALRMNVAAYAENKKAALAAHGTQTGETSLLGRMSPEEREALETRLLGVESFAVGGTRTPLPTLPLRGLFDSVPGFETLDG; encoded by the coding sequence GTGACGTTCTCAGAGCAACCCACCCTCCTCGCGGTGTTCGCCCACCCCGACGACGAGGCGTTCAGCGTCGGCGGCACCCTCACCCACTACGCGCGGCGGGGCGTGCGGGTACTTCTCGCCTGCGCGACCCGGGGCGAGGCCGGAAAGATCACCGTGCCGGGCATGACGGTGGACGACCTCGGCCAGCAACGCGAGCGGGAACTGCGCGAGGCGTGCCGGGCGCTGGAGATTTCGGAACCGATCTTCCTCGACTACCACGACTCGGGGCGTTACGAGCGCACCCGATACGACGACCCGCTCGCGCTGATGAACGTCTCGCCCCTCGATGTGGAGGTCAAACTCCGCGCCCTGATCGAGGAGGTGCGGCCCCAGGTGGTCGTGACCTTCGACCCGCACGGGGGATACGGGCATATCGACCACCTCCAGATTCACCGGGCGACTACTGCTGCCTTTTTCAGCACCGGGCATGTGGCGGGCGGGGGGCCCCGGCGCCTGTACTTCACCGCGTTCACGCACGAGGCGGCGCAGGGCATCTCGCGCATGGGGCAGGACCTCGACCCCCTGGTCTACGGGGTCAGCGAGGACACCATCGCCCTGCGAATGAACGTCGCCGCCTACGCGGAGAACAAGAAGGCCGCCCTCGCCGCGCACGGCACCCAGACGGGAGAGACGAGCCTGCTGGGCCGCATGAGCCCCGAGGAGCGTGAGGCGCTGGAAACCCGCCTGCTGGGCGTCGAGAGCTTCGCCGTCGGCGGGACTCGCACGCCGCTTCCCACCCTGCCGCTGCGGGGCCTCTTCGACAGCGTGCCCGGCTTCGAGACGCTGGACGGGTGA
- the gluQRS gene encoding tRNA glutamyl-Q(34) synthetase GluQRS: MTSPSSPVVGRFAPSPTGAMHLGNARTALLAWLHSRALGGRHLLRFEDLDTGRVRGWAFDTTRRDLEWLGLDWDAEFVQSERLDVYAEAVAQLDTYPCTCTRREVLAAIQASAGAPHGEEPVYPGTCRAGSVNPGRPAALRWRVPDETVCAHDVLTGETLCQHLHGEVGDFVLRRNDGAYAYHLAVVVDDGLMGVTDVVRGADLWPATPRQVALQKALGSPTPRYLHVPLMTDFRGERLAKRGGAPPLMALQEGGEEPGRVLAALARSLGWEVPETVCPEELLPSWRAQLAAAQFPLSPQT, translated from the coding sequence ATGACCTCCCCCTCCTCCCCCGTCGTGGGCCGTTTCGCTCCCAGCCCGACGGGCGCGATGCACCTGGGGAACGCGCGCACGGCCCTGCTCGCGTGGCTGCACTCCCGCGCCCTGGGGGGCCGACACCTCCTGCGTTTCGAGGACCTCGACACCGGGCGGGTGAGGGGCTGGGCCTTCGACACCACCCGCCGCGACCTGGAATGGCTGGGGCTGGACTGGGACGCGGAGTTCGTACAGTCGGAGCGGCTGGACGTGTACGCGGAGGCGGTAGCGCAGCTCGACACCTACCCCTGCACCTGCACCCGGCGCGAGGTGCTGGCGGCTATCCAGGCGAGCGCGGGGGCCCCCCACGGCGAGGAACCCGTCTACCCCGGAACGTGCCGGGCGGGCAGCGTGAACCCGGGGCGCCCCGCCGCCCTGCGCTGGCGGGTGCCCGACGAGACCGTGTGTGCCCATGACGTGCTGACTGGCGAGACCCTCTGCCAGCACCTCCACGGCGAGGTCGGTGACTTCGTGCTGCGCCGCAACGACGGGGCCTACGCCTACCACCTCGCGGTCGTGGTGGACGACGGCCTGATGGGCGTGACGGACGTGGTGCGCGGCGCCGACCTGTGGCCCGCCACGCCCCGGCAGGTAGCTCTGCAAAAGGCTTTGGGTTCCCCGACGCCGCGTTACCTCCATGTCCCCCTGATGACCGACTTTCGCGGCGAGCGCCTCGCCAAGCGGGGGGGAGCGCCGCCCCTGATGGCCCTGCAGGAGGGGGGAGAGGAGCCGGGCCGGGTGCTGGCGGCCCTGGCCCGCTCGCTCGGCTGGGAGGTGCCGGAAACGGTCTGTCCGGAAGAGTTACTGCCGTCCTGGCGGGCACAATTAGCTGCGGCCCAATTCCCTCTTTCCCCACAAACTTAG
- the trpB gene encoding tryptophan synthase subunit beta yields the protein MSLTLPSYPQPDGRGRYGRFGGRYVPETLIPALDELEAAYQAAKADPAFLNELGRLFKEFVGRPSPLYLAQRLTDHAGGAKIYLKREDFNYTGAHKINNCLAQALLAVRMGKRRVIAETGAGQHGVASATAAALLGLDCVVYMGAEDIRRQALNVFRMRLLGAEVREVTSGTSTLKDATNEAIRDWVTNVRDTFYILGSVVGPHPYPAMVRDFQAVIGEEVKVQLQVVEGRSAPDAIVACVGGGSNAIGIFAPYAYLPEGERPRLIGTEAAGEGVESGRHAASMAGGRVGVLHGSMMYLLNDDEGQIVPPHSISAGLDYPGIGPEHCHYSETGVAEYVPVTDAQALEALQLLTRLEGIIPALESAHAVYHAVRLAQELGPEGVIVVNLSGRGDKDVAEVMRLLEMERDQDLLDKDVERVIEEVVA from the coding sequence ATGTCCCTGACACTCCCCAGCTACCCGCAGCCGGACGGGCGCGGGCGCTACGGACGCTTTGGCGGGCGCTACGTCCCCGAAACTCTTATCCCCGCGCTCGACGAACTAGAGGCCGCCTACCAGGCTGCCAAAGCCGATCCCGCCTTCCTGAACGAACTGGGCCGTCTCTTCAAGGAGTTCGTGGGTCGCCCCAGCCCCCTCTACCTCGCCCAGAGGCTGACGGACCACGCGGGCGGGGCGAAAATCTACCTCAAGCGCGAGGATTTCAACTACACGGGGGCTCACAAGATCAACAACTGTCTCGCACAGGCCCTCCTCGCCGTGCGGATGGGCAAGCGCCGCGTGATCGCCGAGACGGGCGCCGGGCAGCACGGGGTCGCCAGCGCGACCGCCGCCGCCCTGCTGGGCCTGGACTGCGTGGTGTACATGGGCGCCGAGGACATCCGCCGCCAGGCGCTGAACGTCTTCCGGATGCGACTCCTGGGCGCCGAGGTCCGCGAGGTCACCTCCGGCACGAGCACCCTCAAGGACGCGACCAACGAGGCGATCCGCGACTGGGTGACGAACGTGAGGGACACCTTCTACATCCTGGGCAGCGTGGTGGGCCCGCACCCCTACCCGGCGATGGTCCGCGACTTCCAGGCCGTGATCGGCGAGGAGGTCAAGGTGCAGCTTCAGGTGGTGGAGGGCCGTTCCGCCCCCGACGCCATCGTGGCGTGTGTGGGCGGGGGCTCGAACGCCATCGGCATCTTCGCGCCGTACGCCTACCTGCCCGAGGGCGAGCGTCCCCGGTTGATCGGCACCGAGGCCGCCGGGGAGGGCGTGGAGAGCGGCAGGCACGCGGCGAGCATGGCGGGTGGCCGAGTCGGCGTCCTCCACGGCTCGATGATGTACCTCCTGAACGACGACGAGGGCCAGATCGTCCCGCCGCACTCCATCAGCGCGGGCCTGGACTACCCCGGCATCGGCCCCGAACATTGCCACTACAGCGAAACGGGCGTGGCCGAGTACGTCCCCGTCACCGACGCGCAGGCCCTGGAGGCCCTGCAACTCCTGACCCGGCTGGAGGGCATCATTCCTGCCCTGGAAAGCGCGCACGCCGTCTACCACGCGGTGAGGCTGGCGCAGGAACTCGGGCCGGAGGGCGTCATCGTCGTCAACCTCTCCGGGCGCGGCGACAAGGACGTGGCGGAGGTCATGCGGCTGCTGGAGATGGAGCGGGATCAGGACCTGCTCGACAAGGACGTGGAGCGGGTCATCGAGGAGGTTGTGGCATGA
- the trpA gene encoding tryptophan synthase subunit alpha translates to MTATLTRGAERIHAAFDRAKEEGRAAFMPFMTAGYPSAEEFPAVVDTLLAHADLLEVGIPYSDPLGDGPTVQRASEQALAGGTSTRRTLALVKDLRERHDTPIVVMTYVNPIYAVGPREFMRLCKDAGVDGLILPDLPPDQDLEIADLAAEHGLAVTFLIAPTSTPGRVRLVADACTGFLYAVSVTGVTGAREGSALGEVPAMLALAREHARVPVAVGFGVKDAATAHQVARVADGVVVGSAFINAVREGQDVGTLAASIAEGCRR, encoded by the coding sequence ATGACCGCGACGTTGACGAGGGGGGCCGAGCGCATTCACGCCGCCTTCGACCGGGCGAAGGAGGAGGGGCGCGCCGCCTTCATGCCCTTCATGACGGCGGGTTATCCGAGCGCCGAGGAGTTTCCTGCCGTGGTCGACACCCTGCTCGCCCATGCCGACCTGCTGGAGGTGGGCATCCCCTACTCCGATCCCCTCGGGGACGGCCCCACCGTCCAGCGGGCGTCGGAGCAGGCGCTGGCGGGGGGGACGAGCACGCGGCGCACGCTCGCGCTCGTGAAGGACCTGCGGGAGCGGCACGACACGCCCATCGTGGTCATGACGTACGTGAACCCGATCTACGCCGTGGGGCCGCGCGAGTTCATGCGTCTTTGCAAGGACGCGGGGGTGGACGGCCTGATCCTCCCCGACCTGCCGCCCGACCAGGACCTCGAAATCGCCGACCTCGCCGCCGAGCACGGGCTGGCGGTGACCTTCCTGATCGCGCCGACGAGCACGCCGGGGCGGGTGCGGCTGGTGGCGGACGCCTGCACGGGTTTCCTGTACGCCGTCTCGGTGACGGGCGTGACCGGGGCGCGGGAGGGGTCGGCGCTCGGCGAGGTGCCCGCCATGCTCGCCCTCGCCCGGGAACACGCCCGGGTACCCGTCGCCGTGGGCTTCGGGGTGAAGGACGCCGCCACCGCCCATCAGGTCGCCAGGGTGGCGGACGGGGTGGTGGTGGGCAGCGCCTTCATCAATGCCGTGCGGGAAGGGCAGGACGTGGGGACGCTCGCCGCCAGCATCGCCGAGGGGTGCCGCCGGTAG
- a CDS encoding sugar efflux transporter, with protein MSDAPSPALAAAWRLPHAPGLALTVLLIGLAQSLAAPFLPLFAVNRLQLTPLQLGVFLTLTAVSSVLISTRLARLSDRLSDRRPVLLLALAASALGYAGLSVTRAYPGLLLVGATLLATGAAAFPQVFSLARAQFAAAPGTLPDRAVTALRSVFALAWVVGPGLGAFALARLDFGGLFLLTAGCLALAALPVLQVRATRPVAMNAVTTEAAQDERPRRPLAPVAVAFVLYGMSMSMGMTMFPLLVTRELGGTDGQVGFLVGFCALLEIPFMLAFVAARRLPSTERLVKWAMGLFVLHFALLFLAQGMPLLIVTQAVRAAVLAVLAGLGMAYFQELMPGRFGVATTLYSNTMNIGSMFAGIVSGAWAQLFGYRAVFLLCAGLTLGAWVVMQAITRSRAVSRRKVEAPL; from the coding sequence ATGTCGGACGCCCCCTCTCCCGCTCTCGCCGCCGCCTGGCGCCTTCCCCACGCCCCGGGGCTCGCCCTCACGGTGCTCCTGATCGGCCTGGCCCAGTCGCTCGCCGCCCCCTTCCTTCCCCTCTTCGCCGTGAACCGCCTGCAACTCACGCCGCTGCAACTGGGCGTCTTCCTCACCCTGACGGCCGTGAGCAGCGTCCTGATCAGCACCCGTCTGGCCCGCCTGTCGGACCGGCTGAGCGACCGACGGCCCGTCCTGCTGCTCGCGCTCGCGGCGTCCGCCCTCGGCTACGCGGGGTTGAGCGTTACCCGGGCGTACCCAGGGCTGCTGCTCGTCGGGGCGACCCTGCTGGCGACGGGGGCGGCGGCCTTCCCGCAGGTGTTCTCGCTCGCGCGGGCGCAGTTCGCGGCGGCGCCGGGGACCCTCCCCGACCGGGCGGTGACGGCGCTGCGTTCGGTCTTCGCGCTCGCCTGGGTGGTGGGGCCGGGGCTCGGCGCCTTCGCCCTCGCGCGGCTGGACTTCGGGGGGCTCTTTCTCCTCACGGCGGGGTGCCTCGCGCTGGCGGCCCTGCCCGTCTTGCAGGTGCGGGCCACACGCCCCGTCGCCATGAACGCCGTCACCACCGAGGCGGCCCAGGACGAACGGCCCCGCCGTCCCCTCGCCCCGGTCGCCGTCGCCTTCGTGCTGTACGGCATGAGCATGAGCATGGGGATGACGATGTTCCCGCTGCTCGTCACCCGGGAGCTGGGCGGCACGGACGGGCAGGTGGGCTTTCTCGTGGGCTTCTGCGCCCTGCTGGAGATCCCCTTCATGCTCGCCTTCGTGGCCGCGCGGCGGCTCCCCTCCACCGAGCGGCTGGTGAAGTGGGCGATGGGCCTCTTCGTGCTGCACTTCGCGTTGCTCTTTCTCGCGCAGGGGATGCCACTTCTGATCGTCACCCAGGCGGTGCGGGCGGCAGTCCTCGCTGTGCTGGCGGGGCTGGGGATGGCGTACTTCCAGGAACTCATGCCGGGGCGCTTCGGCGTCGCCACCACCCTGTACTCGAACACCATGAACATAGGGAGCATGTTCGCGGGCATCGTGTCGGGGGCCTGGGCGCAGCTTTTCGGTTACCGGGCGGTGTTCCTGCTGTGCGCGGGGCTCACCCTGGGGGCTTGGGTGGTGATGCAGGCCATCACGCGCTCACGAGCGGTGTCACGGCGGAAGGTCGAAGCGCCCCTGTGA
- a CDS encoding Vgb family protein, producing MKRLRLSGTMLGLTVLLGACTGGPMPPPTTHSLTVKLDGVASAPVTVMNTTTNASVFSGTLEGSKTFASLKAGDVFKVEGGAVNGYTTPGAQTVTLDADKTVTLGYESTPTPTALNLARIQGMLPGWTFGAAALGVYFSLSGTVVDATSPTITSTGRVDSGLPTPGRLGSFLEGCTFNGERSTLDFGAELPEILAFSRQSDFLGTVTEQTSDGRPVTRLYSDTNATFTGTATCGTTELDLRLNLTRGWNAVQITELPTTTARNHYNVSSIEAGASVTLGFKRAEESSQVYFRDESPLTLRPGASATRDALFTQMGGLSGEVTLETDVPGIRVSPAKLTLTPLSGQSLPGVARRLIRTLEAQTRGLQAQTLGTTLTLTAEANAPAYTGPLQIIVRKGGTPVGGGTLPSVTVAAPAVRVYADPTRLTFLPQGETAEVTVTAFSENGFSGVTTLTLTGLPTGITASSETVTLGDGASAAVTLRLTASADASVGDFQGQVGGPAVQTLYGTPSTVAGKVTPRRTLLGDGAVTALTLASNGDLWGLQGGYVLQIRNQQVISRVALGDGVNGQALRVGPDGSVWASGTGSRALYRLAQGSVQTFPVGGYGDPTAPLSFGVDSAGRAWFMFFDGFNVPQLRRLNPITGEIVTIPTVKSASSGVAVTNDAAGEYVLFAAGDGTLVRVDTTTGASVASASPLYLGGMGRVRAYSLDRQGQLWVAVSGPDATLNRLNLADLSVAQRVNINGVANAGDGYKQVAVEDGETAWFLRQKALVRLDLATGAQEYVALEYSDHDLHSLSLAPGAGTAYTFGFQSSQPAPEYLRVQR from the coding sequence ATGAAGAGACTTCGACTTTCCGGTACCATGCTCGGTCTCACGGTTCTCCTGGGAGCCTGCACGGGCGGGCCCATGCCTCCTCCCACCACCCACAGCCTCACCGTCAAGCTGGACGGAGTGGCGAGCGCGCCCGTCACCGTCATGAACACGACGACGAACGCTTCCGTCTTCAGCGGCACGTTGGAGGGCAGCAAGACTTTCGCCAGCCTCAAGGCCGGGGACGTGTTCAAGGTCGAGGGCGGGGCCGTCAACGGCTACACGACGCCCGGAGCGCAGACCGTCACGCTGGACGCGGACAAGACGGTCACGTTGGGGTATGAGTCGACTCCAACCCCCACGGCACTGAATCTCGCTCGTATCCAAGGCATGCTGCCAGGCTGGACCTTCGGCGCCGCTGCACTCGGGGTGTACTTCTCCTTGAGCGGTACAGTCGTGGATGCCACATCTCCCACCATCACGTCCACAGGCAGAGTGGATAGTGGTCTGCCTACACCGGGCCGACTGGGGTCTTTCCTGGAAGGCTGTACCTTCAATGGCGAACGCAGCACCCTGGACTTTGGTGCCGAACTCCCCGAAATTCTGGCCTTCAGCCGCCAGAGCGACTTCCTCGGCACAGTGACCGAGCAGACCTCCGACGGTCGTCCGGTGACTCGCCTCTACTCCGACACGAACGCCACCTTCACAGGTACCGCCACCTGCGGCACAACCGAACTCGACCTACGTCTCAACCTCACGCGCGGCTGGAACGCAGTGCAGATCACCGAGCTGCCCACCACAACGGCCCGGAACCACTACAACGTGAGCAGCATCGAGGCGGGCGCTAGCGTGACCCTCGGCTTCAAGCGGGCAGAGGAGAGCAGCCAGGTCTACTTCCGTGACGAGTCACCTCTGACCCTCCGCCCCGGAGCGTCTGCAACACGTGACGCGCTGTTTACACAGATGGGTGGCCTGAGCGGTGAGGTTACGCTAGAAACGGACGTGCCCGGCATCCGCGTCTCCCCGGCCAAGCTGACGTTGACACCGCTAAGCGGCCAGAGCCTTCCGGGTGTAGCGCGGCGGCTGATCCGCACCCTGGAAGCTCAAACGAGGGGACTCCAAGCCCAGACCCTCGGTACAACCCTGACCTTGACGGCCGAGGCGAACGCCCCCGCGTATACGGGACCGCTCCAGATCATCGTGCGTAAGGGCGGCACCCCGGTGGGTGGGGGCACGCTCCCCAGCGTGACGGTCGCCGCTCCCGCCGTCCGCGTCTATGCCGATCCCACCCGCTTGACCTTTCTGCCCCAGGGAGAGACGGCCGAGGTGACCGTCACGGCCTTCAGCGAAAACGGCTTCAGCGGCGTCACGACTCTGACCCTGACGGGCCTCCCCACAGGCATAACGGCTTCCAGCGAAACCGTCACACTCGGTGACGGTGCCAGCGCGGCCGTCACCTTGAGGCTCACCGCGAGTGCCGACGCCTCCGTCGGTGATTTCCAGGGCCAAGTGGGTGGACCTGCTGTCCAGACGCTATACGGGACACCCTCTACCGTGGCTGGAAAAGTAACGCCCCGCCGTACGCTCCTCGGCGATGGCGCCGTGACGGCGCTGACCCTGGCGAGCAACGGCGATCTGTGGGGGCTTCAGGGAGGCTATGTCCTTCAAATTCGCAACCAGCAGGTAATTTCCCGGGTCGCCCTGGGAGACGGCGTCAACGGCCAAGCTCTCCGCGTGGGGCCTGACGGGAGTGTCTGGGCCAGCGGAACGGGGAGCCGCGCGCTTTATCGCCTGGCCCAGGGTAGCGTGCAAACTTTCCCGGTGGGCGGCTACGGCGACCCGACCGCGCCACTCTCATTCGGTGTGGATAGCGCGGGCCGTGCCTGGTTCATGTTCTTCGACGGGTTCAACGTGCCGCAACTGCGCCGCCTGAACCCCATCACGGGCGAGATCGTCACTATTCCCACAGTGAAGAGCGCGTCGAGTGGCGTGGCCGTGACCAACGACGCGGCGGGGGAGTACGTGCTGTTCGCCGCCGGTGACGGCACCCTGGTTCGCGTGGACACAACGACCGGCGCGAGCGTGGCGTCTGCTTCTCCCCTGTATCTCGGCGGCATGGGCAGGGTCCGCGCCTACAGCCTGGACCGTCAGGGACAGCTGTGGGTTGCGGTGAGCGGACCAGATGCCACCCTCAACCGCCTCAACCTGGCTGACCTTTCCGTCGCACAGCGGGTAAACATCAACGGGGTTGCCAATGCGGGCGATGGCTATAAGCAGGTGGCCGTCGAAGACGGCGAGACGGCCTGGTTCCTGCGCCAGAAAGCGCTGGTGCGGCTCGACTTAGCTACGGGAGCGCAGGAGTATGTCGCACTGGAATACAGCGACCATGATCTCCACAGCCTGAGCCTCGCACCGGGTGCAGGTACGGCCTACACCTTTGGCTTTCAGTCCTCGCAGCCTGCTCCTGAATACCTGCGCGTACAACGTTAA
- a CDS encoding 3-isopropylmalate dehydratase large subunit has product MGMTIAEKILAAHSGHESVVPGQLIECTTDWVLCHEITTPAALRMLEERGMDRVFNPDQIVAVPDHSVPAMNIKAAKMYQKLKSWVHEKGIKHFYDVGRGGIAHVVLENTGLVRPGQTLVSGDSHTCNAGALGMFATGVGSTDLAGAIYAGRVWFKVPETMLIRVTGDMQPGVTPKDIVLEVIRRIGADGANYLVMEWVGDTIDRLDMEGRFTLTNMAIEAGGKTGIIKVDDTTRAYLAERGVTPDQYIEYTSDPDANYKVVIDVDASQVEPTVAYPHIPSNGRVAGSDRIAVTHAYVGSCTNGRIGDLRDVARILKGRRVADGVQMIVVPATQAIWKQAAQEGLMEIFVDAGASVSYPSCGACLGMHSGVLGPDDVCISSTNRNFVGRMGDPSAQIYLASPATVAASAVAGFITDPREYNAGGTEAAD; this is encoded by the coding sequence ATGGGAATGACGATTGCGGAGAAGATTCTGGCGGCCCACAGCGGTCACGAGTCTGTGGTGCCCGGCCAGCTCATCGAGTGCACGACCGACTGGGTGCTGTGCCACGAGATCACCACCCCCGCCGCCCTGCGGATGCTCGAAGAACGCGGCATGGACCGGGTGTTCAACCCCGACCAGATCGTCGCCGTGCCCGACCACTCCGTCCCGGCCATGAACATCAAGGCCGCCAAGATGTACCAGAAGCTCAAGTCCTGGGTGCACGAAAAGGGCATCAAGCACTTCTACGACGTGGGGCGCGGCGGCATCGCCCACGTCGTGCTGGAGAACACCGGCCTCGTGAGGCCCGGGCAGACCCTCGTGAGCGGCGACTCGCACACCTGCAACGCGGGGGCGCTCGGCATGTTCGCCACGGGCGTGGGCAGCACCGACCTCGCGGGCGCGATCTACGCGGGCCGGGTGTGGTTCAAGGTGCCCGAGACCATGCTGATCCGCGTGACGGGCGACATGCAGCCCGGCGTCACTCCCAAGGACATCGTGCTGGAGGTCATCAGGCGCATCGGGGCGGACGGGGCGAACTACCTCGTGATGGAGTGGGTGGGCGACACCATCGACCGGCTGGACATGGAGGGCCGTTTCACCCTGACGAACATGGCGATCGAGGCGGGCGGCAAGACCGGCATTATCAAAGTGGACGACACCACCCGCGCCTACCTCGCCGAGCGCGGGGTAACGCCCGATCAGTACATCGAATACACCTCCGACCCCGACGCGAACTACAAGGTCGTCATCGACGTGGACGCCTCGCAGGTCGAGCCCACCGTCGCCTACCCTCACATTCCCAGCAACGGGCGGGTGGCGGGCAGCGACCGCATCGCCGTGACGCACGCCTACGTTGGGAGCTGCACGAACGGGCGCATCGGCGACCTGCGGGACGTGGCGCGCATCCTGAAGGGGCGCCGAGTAGCGGACGGCGTGCAGATGATCGTCGTGCCCGCCACCCAGGCGATCTGGAAGCAGGCGGCACAGGAAGGGCTGATGGAAATCTTCGTGGACGCGGGGGCCAGCGTGAGCTACCCGAGCTGCGGCGCGTGCCTGGGGATGCACTCGGGCGTGCTGGGGCCGGACGACGTGTGTATCTCGTCCACCAACCGCAACTTCGTGGGCCGGATGGGCGACCCCTCGGCGCAGATTTACCTCGCCTCGCCCGCGACGGTGGCGGCGAGTGCGGTGGCCGGGTTCATCACCGACCCGCGCGAGTACAACGCGGGGGGCACGGAAGCGGCGGATTGA